In a genomic window of Macrobrachium nipponense isolate FS-2020 chromosome 10, ASM1510439v2, whole genome shotgun sequence:
- the LOC135223807 gene encoding small ribosomal subunit protein eS7-like isoform X2 — MPQFCNGKITKTSSEQPDEFETSIGQTLLDLEMNSELKTQLRELTITGAKQIDVGDKKCIAIFVPVPLLKAFQRVQQRLVRELEKKFSGKHVVVIARRRILPKPTRKMKNPPKQKRPMSRTLTAVHDAILEDLVYPAEIVGKRIRVRLDGSRLIKVHLDKAQQTNIEHKVETFAAVYKKLTGKEVIFEFREPYL, encoded by the exons ATGCCGCAGTTTTGCAACGGAAAGATTACCAAGACTTCGTCTGAACAGCCAGATGAGTTTGAAACCTCAATTGGACAGACTCTCCTGGACTTGGAGATGAACTCCGAGTTAAAAACACAATTAAGAGAACTCACTATTACTGGAGCCAAGCAGATAGATGTTGGTGATAAGAAG TGCATTGCTATTTTTGTACCAGTGCCATTGTTGAAGGCTTTCCAGCGCGTTCAGCAGCGCCTCGTACGCGAGCTTGAAAAGAAATTTAGCGGCAAGCATGTCGTTGTAATTGCTCGCCGTCGTATTCTGCCGAAGCCAACTCGCAAGATGAAGAACCCTCCAAAACAGAAGAGGCCAATGAG CCGAACCTTGACTGCTGTTCATGACGCAATCTTGGAAGATCTCGTCTACCCAGCTGAGATCGTAGGAAAGAGGATTCGCGTCCGTCTTGATGGCTCAAGGCTGATCAAGGTACATCTTGATAAGGCCCAACAGACCAATATTGAACATAAG GTTGAAACCTTTGCAGCAGTATACAAGAAGTTAACTGGAAAGGAGGTCATCTTTGAGTTCCGTGAACCATATTTGTAA
- the LOC135223807 gene encoding small ribosomal subunit protein eS7-like isoform X1, which produces MQEMPQFCNGKITKTSSEQPDEFETSIGQTLLDLEMNSELKTQLRELTITGAKQIDVGDKKCIAIFVPVPLLKAFQRVQQRLVRELEKKFSGKHVVVIARRRILPKPTRKMKNPPKQKRPMSRTLTAVHDAILEDLVYPAEIVGKRIRVRLDGSRLIKVHLDKAQQTNIEHKVETFAAVYKKLTGKEVIFEFREPYL; this is translated from the exons atgcaagag ATGCCGCAGTTTTGCAACGGAAAGATTACCAAGACTTCGTCTGAACAGCCAGATGAGTTTGAAACCTCAATTGGACAGACTCTCCTGGACTTGGAGATGAACTCCGAGTTAAAAACACAATTAAGAGAACTCACTATTACTGGAGCCAAGCAGATAGATGTTGGTGATAAGAAG TGCATTGCTATTTTTGTACCAGTGCCATTGTTGAAGGCTTTCCAGCGCGTTCAGCAGCGCCTCGTACGCGAGCTTGAAAAGAAATTTAGCGGCAAGCATGTCGTTGTAATTGCTCGCCGTCGTATTCTGCCGAAGCCAACTCGCAAGATGAAGAACCCTCCAAAACAGAAGAGGCCAATGAG CCGAACCTTGACTGCTGTTCATGACGCAATCTTGGAAGATCTCGTCTACCCAGCTGAGATCGTAGGAAAGAGGATTCGCGTCCGTCTTGATGGCTCAAGGCTGATCAAGGTACATCTTGATAAGGCCCAACAGACCAATATTGAACATAAG GTTGAAACCTTTGCAGCAGTATACAAGAAGTTAACTGGAAAGGAGGTCATCTTTGAGTTCCGTGAACCATATTTGTAA